A part of Saccopteryx bilineata isolate mSacBil1 chromosome 12, mSacBil1_pri_phased_curated, whole genome shotgun sequence genomic DNA contains:
- the NUP43 gene encoding nucleoporin Nup43, producing the protein MEEIYAKFVSQKISKTRWRPVPSGSLQAAETFATGSWDDEENCISLWSIGDLGNVDSDGGFEGDHQLLCSTKHCGDVMDLQFFDQERIIAASSTGCVTVFLHHPNNQTLSVSQQWAAAHYHTGPGSPACSGAPCTGVVCSSPEIVTVGEDGRINLFRVDHKEAVRTIDNADSSTLHAVTFLRTPEILTVNSIGQLKIWDFRQQGNEPSQILSLTGDRVPLHCVDRHPNQQHVVATGGQDGMLSIWDVRQGTMPVSLLKAHEAEMWEVHFHPSNPDHLFTCSEDGSLWHWDASTDVPEKPSLFQQGGRNSTFLSHSISNQANAHQSLVSSWLSTDPAKDRIEITSLLPNRTLSVNTLDVLGPCLVCGTDAEAIYVTRQLFS; encoded by the exons ATGGAGGAAATCTATGCTAAGTTTGTGTCTCAGAAAATCAGCAAAACCCGCTGGCGACCGGTACCTTCGGGGAGTCTACAGGCCGCGGAGACCTTTGCCACCGGCTCTTGGGACGATGAG GAAAATTGTATTTCATTGTGGTCTATTGGAGATTTGGGGAACGTGGACTCTGACGGAGGGTTTGAAGGAGACCATCAGTTATTGTGCAGTACCAAGCACTGTGGTGATGTTATGGACTTACAA TTTTTTGACCAGGAAAGAATTATAGCTGCTTCATCAACAGGATGTGTAACAGTTTTCCTTCACCATCCGAATAACCAG ACACTGTCGGTGAgccagcagtgggcagcggcTCACTACCACACGGGGCCCGGCAGCCCGGCCTGTAGCGGTGCCCCCTGCACAGGGGTGGTGTGCAGCAGCCCGGAGATCGTCACTGTCGGAGAAGACGGTCGAATAAATCTCTTCAGGGTTGATCACAAGGAAGCTGTGAGAACTATAG ACAATGCGGATAGCAGTACCCTCCACGCAGTCACCTTCCTTCGCACTCCTGAGATCCTTACAGTAAATTCAATTGGACAGTTAAAAATATGGGATTTCAGACAACAAGGAAATGAGCCCTCTCAGATATTATCACT GACTGGTGACCGGGTGCCACTCCACTGTGTTGATAGACATCCCAACCAGCAGCATGTTGTGGCCACTGGTGGCCAGGATGGAATGTTGAGTATTTGGGATGTTAGACAAGGTACTATGCCTGTGtctctgctgaaggctcacgaaGCTGAAA TGTGGGAGGTTCACTTTCACCCATCCAACCCAGACCATCTGTTCACCTGTTCCGAGGACGGGTCCCTTTGGCATTGGGACGCCTCCACAGACGTGCCTGAAAAGCCATCACTCTTTCAGCAAG gAGGAAGAAACAGTACTTTTTTGTCTCATAGCATTAGTAACCAGGCTAATGCTCACCAGTCTCTTGTCAGCTCCTGGCTCAGCACTGATCCTGCGAAAGACCGTATTGAGATCACAAGCTTGCTTCCCAACAGGACTTTGTCTGTGAACACTTTGGATGTTTTAGGTCCTTGTCTTGTTTGTGGAACTGATGCAGAAGCAATTTATGTTACTAGACAACTTTTTTCATGA